The Spirochaetaceae bacterium region CAGCGGCTACACGGTCGGCGCGTCAAAGTCGGCGACCGTCACCGTGACCGACAACGACCCGCCCCCGTCCCAAGGGCCGGCGCCACGAGCGCCGTCAACTCCAGCACCGTCGACACCAAGGCCGTCGACACCAAGGCCGTCGACTCCAACGTCGCCGCCGGAGGCCACACCGCCAACCCCCACGGTGACCATCTCCGCCCCCGATTCCACGGCCCACAGTTACCTCCCACATGCCTTGTCCGTTGACCTGGACGAGGGCGACAACACGTCGTTCACGCTGCAGGCGATGCCGGCGCCGGCGTCCACCCTGACGGTCACGCTGAGCTGGTCGTTTTCGGGAGACCTGTTCGATCCACCGGTGAATACAGGCGTAAATCCCACACCCCGTCCAGAGACGGTCACGATCCCCACCTCCGGGTCATCCTCGTTGACGGTGACGGTTGGCGATGACGACCAGAAAAGCACCACCGGCGTCATGATCGCGCTTGTTTCCATCCATCCGGGCGACGGCTACGACTATGACGTTCCGCACAAGTTGTACTTGTATATCGAAGACAACGATTGATCGGGTGCCTTCCGGTTGGCGGGCGACTCGGGCGCCCGCGCTGCGGGCGCGAGCAGCGGGCCGCCGGTGCGCTGCCGGAAGTTGGCGCCCCGCGGGTCAGCACAGTTGTTGCCCCAGGAAGGCGGTTACCGCCGCGGTCAGCGCCGGTACCGTTGCGGGCGCCTGGATGGCGCCGGCAAGCTCGTGGCGCTCCGCGCCGCGCAGGTCGAGCAGCCGCTTGTGCTTGCTGCCGAGGCGGGCGAAGGCGGCCTTGATCGCGGCCACCGAGACCACCTCGTCGTGCTCGGTGTAGACCACCAGCGTGGGGCAGCGGATTGCCTCCAGCGCGGCACGCCGGGCGTTGCGCACCGCCTGCATCATCGGTATCAGAGAACGCGAGTCGTGGCGGGTAGTCCAGTAACGGTCTTCCATCTCGTTGCGTCCGGACAGGTCGCGGTAGGGGCCGACCAGCAGGCGGGCGAGCAACGGACCGGCGGGCGTCAGCAGCAGGCTCACTCCCCGGTTGCGCGGCCAGAAGTTGGGCGCCAGCAGCACCAGGGCGGCGACCGCCGGCCGCTGCGCCACCTCGGCCACCGCCAGGGCGGCGCCGGTGGACATTCCGATCAGCACCACCCGCCGGCCGATCACGGCTCCCACCTGCAGCGCCTCGACAACGTCCCGCTGCCAGCACGCCAGGGTGGCGGTGCCGATCGCGTCGGCGCCCACGCCGCTGCCGGTCAGCCGGGTGCAGAACAGGTTGGCCGCCAAGCGTCCCGCGACCTGCTCCGGCACGGGTGCGATGGCCTGGCGGCTGCCGGTGTAGCCATGGATGTACACCAGCGCGAGGTCGGTCCGGCAGGGGGCGCCGCCGTGCCACACCACCAGCTTCTCGGTTCCCGGCGTGATCGCCCGCCCCGCCGCGGCCGCCGCGGATGCCTCGTGGGCGAGCAGCCATCGTTCGAGAGCGTCGGGGCGCGGCGGGACGTTCACTCGGGCGGCGGCATGCCGAGGTCGTCGGCGTGCACCCAGCCGAAGTGGCGGTAGCTGCCCTGTACGCGCACGTCGTACCAGTGGCCAACGCCGCCACGCGCATAGAGCGTATCCCCCTGGCTCAGGTGCAGGCGCACGGTGGAAGCGCGATCGGGCCCGGCGTGGAGCGCGATCCCGGTGCGGGGTGCGCGCAGGATCATCGCGTCGATCGGCATCGTATCCCAGCGGTCGAACGGATCGCGCTGGTCGAGGAACGCGAGGATGCCGGCGACCATCCCGGCGGCCGCCTCCTCGGGGTGGGCGAGGAGGTACTCGCGATCGGTGCCGTTGCTGATATAGCCCATCTCCAGGATTGCCGCCGGGGTGTCCAACCTGATTGCATGACGGTAGCGATAGCTGTTGAACGCGTAGTAGCCGCGCATCCGGTAGGTGACGCCGTTCAGGTCTCGCGGCAGGCCGGTCGACGCACCGTAATGCTCGAGCAGGGCGGCGACCAGCTTCCGCGATGCCGGTGACGCCCGCCACGGGGGGGAAATCTTGTAGCCGCGCACCTCGGCGTTGCGGTTGCCGTCGGCGTGCACCGACACGAACGCGTCGGCGGCGAAACCGGGCGGGACGGTGGCCGGCAGCACCGTGACGTCGACACCGGCATCCTGCAGAAGTTCGGCCGCGGCCTCCGCCACGGCACGATTGACGTCCACCTCCTTGACACCCGCCGCGTACGCCCCGGTCGACCCGCGCAAGCGGCTCAGCTCAGCCGGCAGTTGTGCGGAGTCGAGGTGGCCGATCTGGAGCCCGACTCGCCATGGCGCCCCGGCACCCGGCACCGCCACCGCCGCCTGGGGTTCCGGCGCGACGTTCGGTTCGGGCTGCGGGCGCGTCAGGCCGGTGCGGGCCAGGGCCGGCGCGCGCGGGCTTGCCAACAGCATGGCGACGACCGCCGCGGCAAACACCGCGAGCAGGACGGCGAGGTTGCGGATCATGCGGCGTCCGCTGCTGCTGCGCCGCCGTGCGATTGGCCGCCGGGAAGCGCCGCGCGGGTTCGCCTCCGGTGTCGCAGGGCCACCGTGTCGTTCCACGTCAGTAGTATAGCGTCTGGCACGCGGGCCCGCGCGCCGATATGCTGAACCGGTGCATGCGATTGTAGTGGGTGGCGGCGCCGGCGCGCCGCTGGAATGGCGCGAGGTGGCGGACCCGGAAGCGAAGCCGCACGAGGTGTTGGTACGGATTCACGCCACGGCGGTAAACCGGGCGGACCTGGCGCAGCGGCGCGGCGGTTATGATCCGCCGCCCGGCGCGCCGCCCTACCTGGGTCTGGAGATGGCCGGCGAGGTGGCGGCAGTCGGCGCGCAGGCGCAGGGGTTCGCGGTCGGCGACCGGGTGTACTCCATACTCGGCGGCGGCGGCTACGCGGAGGCGGTGGCGGCTGATCCGAGCTACCTGATGCCGCTCCCGGACGCGCTGAGCTTCACCGAGGGCGGCGGGCTGCCGGAGGTGTTCCTCACCGCCTACGTCAACATGTTCATGGAGGCGGGGCTGGCCGCGGGCGAGACCGTGCTGATTCACGGCGGCGCGAGCGGCGTCGGCACGGCGGCCATCCAGCTCGCCCGCCACGCCGGCGCCACGGTGTGCGTGACCGCGCGTTCGGAGCCAAAGCTGGCAGCGTGCCGCGATCTCGGCGCCCACGTGGCGGTCAACCACACCGCCGGCCGGTGGGAGGAGGAAATCGCCGCGGCGGCGGGCGGCGTCGACGTGATCCTGGACTGCGTCGGGGCCAACTACCTGGCCCGCAACCTCGGGCTGCTGCGCGAGCGCGGGCGGCTGGTGTTCATCGCCACCCTCGGCGGCAACGTGGCCGAGTTTCGCATCGGCGACCTGATGCGCAAGCGGCAGCGCCTGATCGGCTCGGTGCTGCGCGCGCGCTCCGCCGCCGAGAAGGCCGCCATCAGCGCCGGCTTTCAGCGCGACTTCGGCGCCGCGGTGGCGGCGCGCGAGATCCTGCCGGTCATTCATGCGGTGATGCCGGTGCAGCAGGCGCAGCAGGCGCACGACCTGGTGGAACGCTACGCCAACATCGGCAAGGTGGTGCTCGCGGTCCGCTGAGGCGAGCGCACGTCGGCGTCAGGCGGCACAGCTCTCACCACAAGGCCTGCCGATCCGATCCGGCAGACCGGCAGACTACCGGAATCATCGGTTCCAGCCCATTTCGGGGATGCGGTCGACCACCTCGAAGGTGCTGGTGTCGCGGAACGTGCGCCCGTAGCGGTCGGTGGTGACCACCTCGAGGGTGTGCACGCCGGTTCCCAGGCTGGCCGGCAGGTCGGCGCGCCACAGGTGGTTGGAGCGCCTGGCGAGCATCCAGCCGCGGAACGGGCCGGCCACCCCGCTCCAGCGCACGCCCTGCCAGGTGGTGAATCCGGCCGTGTCGTCGCCGCCGCGCGCGCTGCGCACCGCCATGCGCCCGTTGGTCGACTGCACGGCCACCGCCCACGGGTCGGCGTACTCGGTTCCGCTCAGCGAACCCTCGCCCTCGCCCGGCTGGGTGCGCGCCGCGGCGATCGGCGGCCCGCCATCCACCGAGATCGCTACCGTGCTCTCCTTCGAGCCGTTCCAGACGTTCACCGCCACCCAGGTGCCGTCGCGCAAATCGCGCAGGGTGAGCATGTTCATGTCTCCCAGGTCGTTGATGGTGACCGGCGGGAGCACGTCGGAGGGGGCGCCGTGCTGGTCGACGTAGGCGAACAGCTCCTCGGCCCAGCTCCGGAACCGCGGCGTGTTGAACGAGGCGTGCATCTGCCGGTCGGGGCTGCCGCCGAAGGTCAGGTAGGTGTCGGTGTAGCCGGCGCCGTCGAAGTCGAGCTGGTAGTAGCCGCGCGGCGCTCCGAGCCGTTGGGTCGCGTGCGGAATGCCGGCTTCGTCCAGGTCGCCGGCCCACCACGAGCCGGACACGGCGCCGGTCACGATCTGGTGGAATTTCGCCGGACCGGTGCCGGTGTGCTCCTGCCAGCCGGCGAAGTGCTCGCCCGGCACGATCTGCTCGGTAGTGTGGGTGTGGCCCGACAACCCGAGCGCCGGCCGGTCGCCGACGATCGCGTACAGCTCATCCAGGTTGTCGGTCTGGTGTTTCTGCGCGGTGGCGTCGGTGTAGGTCACGAACGGGATGTGCGCGTTGATCACCAGCAGCCGGTCCTCCGGGACGTGTGCCAGGTCGTTGCGCAGCCAGGTGAGCTGGCGGTCGTGGATTACGCCGTTGTAGGTGGGGCGGCGTGCCGGATTGCAGAACTCGTGGTCGTCGATGCCGTTGCACGGGTAGCGCACGTTGTCGAGCACGATGAAGTGCACCTGGCCGATGTCAAACGAGTAATACTCCGGCCCCCACTCGCGGCGGAACGTGTCGAACGAGTGCGCATCATGCTCCGCGTCCCAGTCCAGGTCGTGGTTGCCGCCGACGTAGTACTGCGGCACGCCGCCGGCGGCCACGATCTTCTTGAACCGTCCGAACAGCGACAGGTCGTCGCCCATGATGTCGCCCTCGAACAGCAGGCACTCCACCTTGGAGGTGTCGCGCGTCACCAGCATCTTGCCGACGGTGTCGCGCACGTAGGAGACCTCCCGGTTGGTGTAGGGCTGCGGATCGCCGAACGCCAGGCACTGAAACCGGTCGCCCACCGGATCCTCGATCAGCGGGAAGTTGATCTGCCGCGGCAGCGGACCGGTGGGCTCGATGCCGCCGTAGCGCAGCGGCGGCGAGCCGGCCACCTTGTGGATGTAGGCGAAGCGTGGAACCATCTCCTCGCTGACCGGAACGGCGTGCCCGGCCGGCTTGGTGATGAACAGGTTCATGTCGTCGTAGGCGGGAATCTCGTAGCGGCCGTCGGCGCCGGTGGCCACCACCTCGCGCCCGTTGGAGACCAGCACCCCGGCGACCCCTCGCTCGCCGCGATCCAGCATCGAGTCGCGGTCGGCGTCCAGGAACACGGTGCCGCGCGCGGTGGCGCCATCGGCGGCGGTGCCGACCGTGTGCAGCGTACCGATATAGCTCGGATCCTTGGCGGCGGCGGGATCTGCCAGCGCCGCCAGCAGCAGCGGCACGAGCAGCAGCATCGGCGTGCGGGCGAGTGCGTGGCGAATGTCGATCATGATACTGGTTCCTCCCGTGGTCCTGACGCGTCCCAGGTTCGCGATCTGTTGCCGATCCCCGGCCCTATGCGCCTTGACCGCGAAGCTGCCGGTAGGCGCGGATCAGGCCGCCGGTCGACGAATCATGGCCGGCGCCGCGGTCGGCTTCCGGGGCTCCGCCGGTCAGCGCCGGGAGGATGGCCGCCGCCAGTTGCTTGCCGAGTTCCACGCCCATCTGGTCGAACGAGTTGATGTTCCAGATCACGCCCTGGGTGAAGATCTTGTGTTCGTAGAAGGCGATGAGCGCGCCCAGGGTGGCCGGGGTGAGCTGCCGGAACAGGAACGTGTTGGTCGGCCTGTTGCCGGCGAACGTCTTGGCGGCGGCGAGCACCTCCAGGTCCGGCCCCGAAACGGAGGCGCCGGTCAGCTCGGCGCGCGCCTCGGCGGTGGTTCGGCCGCGCATCAGCGCCTCGGTCTGGGCCAGGAAGTTGGCGATGAGGATGTCGTGGTGGCGGCCGAGCGGGTTGTGGCTCTGCGCCGGCGCCAGGAAGTCGCACGGCACCAGCTCCGTGCCCTGGTGGATGAGCTGGTAGAAGGCGTGCTGGCCATTGGTGCCCGGCTGGCCCCAGATCACCGGTCCGGTGCCGTAGTCGACCGCACGCCCGGCCTTGTCGACGCTCTTGCCGTTGCTCTCCATGTCGCCCTGCTGCAGGTAGTCGGCGAAGTGGCGCAGATACTGGTCGTAGGGCAGGACGGCGTGCGTGGCGGCGCCGAAGAAGTCGCGGTACCAGATGCCGAGCAGCGCCATGATCACCGGAATGTTGCGTTCGAGCGGTACGCTGCGGAAGTGCTCGTCCGCCGCGTGGGCGCCCGCGAGCAGCTCCTCGAACCGGTCCATGCCGATGGCGATGGCGACCGGCAGGCCGATTGCCGACCACAGCGAATAGCGCCCGCCGACCCAGTCCCAGAACTCGAACATGTTGTCGGTGTCGATGCCGAACGCGGCCACCGCCTCCGCATTGGTGGACAGGGCGGCGAAGTGGCGGGCGATCGCGCCCTCGTCCGGTGCGGCCTGCAGCAGCCACTCGCGGGCCGATGCGGCGTTGGTCATCGTTTCCTGAGTGGTGAAGGTCTTGGAGGCGATCAGAAACAGCGTGGTGGCGGGGTCGAGCGCCTGCAGCGTCTCGCAGATGTCGGTGCCGTCGACGTTGGAGACGAAGTGAACGCGCAGGTGGGCGGCGGCGTAGGGCGTGAGGGCGGCGGCAACCATCTTGGGACCGAGATCCGACCCGCCGATGCCGATGTTGACCACGTCGGTGATCGCATCCCCGCCGAAGCCGCGCCAGGCGCCGGAACGGACCCGCTCGCTGAACGAGCGCATCTGGCCGAGCACCCGGTTCACTTCCGGCATCACGTCGGCGCCGTCCACCAGGATGGGCCGGTTGGAACGGTTGCGCAGCGCCACGTGCAGCACCGCGCGGTGCTCCGTGGTGTTGATCCTGGCGCCGCCGAACATCGCCTCGATGGCGGCGGGCACGCCGGCCTGGCGCGCGAGGGCGACGAGCAGCTCCATCGATTCGCCGGTGACGCGGTTCTTGGAGTAGTCGAACAGGATCTCCTCGAAGCGCAACGAAAAGCGGTCGAAGCGGCCGGCGTCGGCGGCGAACAGCTCGCGCATGTGGCGGCGGTTGATGGCGCGCCGGTGCGCGGCCAGGTCACGCCACGCGGGAGACTCGGTCAGTGCGGACACGGCTCGCTCGGTGGCTCGGGACGGGGCGCCGGCGGAGTCAGCCGTCGACCTGCTGCAGCGCCTTCGGCACGGTCGCCTCGGGTCGGACGTTGTACCACACCCCTTCCAGGTTGCCCTGCTCGTCGACCAGGAACGAGGAGCGCTTGATGCCGATCGAGGTGCGCCCGTACATCTTCTTCTCACCCCACGCGCCGTACGCCTCGGCCACCTTGTGTTCGGCGTCGGCGAGCAGCGGAAAGCCGAGATCGAACTTGTCGTCGAACTTCTTCTGATCCTCCGGCACGTCGGGACTGACGCCGACCGCGGCCAGGTTGCGGCTGGCCAGTTCGTTGCGCGCGTCGCGCACGGCGCACGACTGGCGGGTACAGCCGGGGGTGTCGGCGCGCGGGTAGAAGTAGATCAGGAGCTTCCTGCCGCGGTAGCCGGCGAGGGTGTGGACGTTGCCGTCCTGGTCGCTCAGGGAGAAATCGGGAGCGGGATCGCCTTTCTGCAACATGATGGCCGCAATATAACGCTTGCCCGGCGCGGCGGTGAACTCACGCAGCCCGGACAGCCCGCACAACCGGCACAACCGGCACAACCGGCACGTAGCGCGTTTGCCGGCGTGGCGACTCGAAGACCGCACGGCGGCTGCCGTACGCGCCGCCATGAGCTCAAGCAGCGGCCTCGCGCCGTACGCGCCGCAGGCGTCGTCCCGGTCAGCGCGGCCCGGGGTGCGGCTGAAGTTGACAGCCGGACACGTGGTAGGATGACCGCCGTCATGAGTCAGGCTGGGTCGGCGGGCCACGACCGCGAAGCCGGGAAGTTCGCGGCGCCCCCGCTTGACGGAGCGTTGGCGCAGCCGTGGTCGGCCCGCAAGCTGGTCGGGCTGCTGGCGG contains the following coding sequences:
- a CDS encoding alpha/beta fold hydrolase; this encodes MNVPPRPDALERWLLAHEASAAAAAGRAITPGTEKLVVWHGGAPCRTDLALVYIHGYTGSRQAIAPVPEQVAGRLAANLFCTRLTGSGVGADAIGTATLACWQRDVVEALQVGAVIGRRVVLIGMSTGAALAVAEVAQRPAVAALVLLAPNFWPRNRGVSLLLTPAGPLLARLLVGPYRDLSGRNEMEDRYWTTRHDSRSLIPMMQAVRNARRAALEAIRCPTLVVYTEHDEVVSVAAIKAAFARLGSKHKRLLDLRGAERHELAGAIQAPATVPALTAAVTAFLGQQLC
- a CDS encoding N-acetylmuramoyl-L-alanine amidase — encoded protein: MIRNLAVLLAVFAAAVVAMLLASPRAPALARTGLTRPQPEPNVAPEPQAAVAVPGAGAPWRVGLQIGHLDSAQLPAELSRLRGSTGAYAAGVKEVDVNRAVAEAAAELLQDAGVDVTVLPATVPPGFAADAFVSVHADGNRNAEVRGYKISPPWRASPASRKLVAALLEHYGASTGLPRDLNGVTYRMRGYYAFNSYRYRHAIRLDTPAAILEMGYISNGTDREYLLAHPEEAAAGMVAGILAFLDQRDPFDRWDTMPIDAMILRAPRTGIALHAGPDRASTVRLHLSQGDTLYARGGVGHWYDVRVQGSYRHFGWVHADDLGMPPPE
- a CDS encoding NAD(P)H-quinone oxidoreductase, whose protein sequence is MHAIVVGGGAGAPLEWREVADPEAKPHEVLVRIHATAVNRADLAQRRGGYDPPPGAPPYLGLEMAGEVAAVGAQAQGFAVGDRVYSILGGGGYAEAVAADPSYLMPLPDALSFTEGGGLPEVFLTAYVNMFMEAGLAAGETVLIHGGASGVGTAAIQLARHAGATVCVTARSEPKLAACRDLGAHVAVNHTAGRWEEEIAAAAGGVDVILDCVGANYLARNLGLLRERGRLVFIATLGGNVAEFRIGDLMRKRQRLIGSVLRARSAAEKAAISAGFQRDFGAAVAAREILPVIHAVMPVQQAQQAHDLVERYANIGKVVLAVR
- a CDS encoding calcineurin-like phosphoesterase family protein; translation: MIDIRHALARTPMLLLVPLLLAALADPAAAKDPSYIGTLHTVGTAADGATARGTVFLDADRDSMLDRGERGVAGVLVSNGREVVATGADGRYEIPAYDDMNLFITKPAGHAVPVSEEMVPRFAYIHKVAGSPPLRYGGIEPTGPLPRQINFPLIEDPVGDRFQCLAFGDPQPYTNREVSYVRDTVGKMLVTRDTSKVECLLFEGDIMGDDLSLFGRFKKIVAAGGVPQYYVGGNHDLDWDAEHDAHSFDTFRREWGPEYYSFDIGQVHFIVLDNVRYPCNGIDDHEFCNPARRPTYNGVIHDRQLTWLRNDLAHVPEDRLLVINAHIPFVTYTDATAQKHQTDNLDELYAIVGDRPALGLSGHTHTTEQIVPGEHFAGWQEHTGTGPAKFHQIVTGAVSGSWWAGDLDEAGIPHATQRLGAPRGYYQLDFDGAGYTDTYLTFGGSPDRQMHASFNTPRFRSWAEELFAYVDQHGAPSDVLPPVTINDLGDMNMLTLRDLRDGTWVAVNVWNGSKESTVAISVDGGPPIAAARTQPGEGEGSLSGTEYADPWAVAVQSTNGRMAVRSARGGDDTAGFTTWQGVRWSGVAGPFRGWMLARRSNHLWRADLPASLGTGVHTLEVVTTDRYGRTFRDTSTFEVVDRIPEMGWNR
- the pgi gene encoding glucose-6-phosphate isomerase, which gives rise to MSALTESPAWRDLAAHRRAINRRHMRELFAADAGRFDRFSLRFEEILFDYSKNRVTGESMELLVALARQAGVPAAIEAMFGGARINTTEHRAVLHVALRNRSNRPILVDGADVMPEVNRVLGQMRSFSERVRSGAWRGFGGDAITDVVNIGIGGSDLGPKMVAAALTPYAAAHLRVHFVSNVDGTDICETLQALDPATTLFLIASKTFTTQETMTNAASAREWLLQAAPDEGAIARHFAALSTNAEAVAAFGIDTDNMFEFWDWVGGRYSLWSAIGLPVAIAIGMDRFEELLAGAHAADEHFRSVPLERNIPVIMALLGIWYRDFFGAATHAVLPYDQYLRHFADYLQQGDMESNGKSVDKAGRAVDYGTGPVIWGQPGTNGQHAFYQLIHQGTELVPCDFLAPAQSHNPLGRHHDILIANFLAQTEALMRGRTTAEARAELTGASVSGPDLEVLAAAKTFAGNRPTNTFLFRQLTPATLGALIAFYEHKIFTQGVIWNINSFDQMGVELGKQLAAAILPALTGGAPEADRGAGHDSSTGGLIRAYRQLRGQGA
- the bcp gene encoding thioredoxin-dependent thiol peroxidase — its product is MLQKGDPAPDFSLSDQDGNVHTLAGYRGRKLLIYFYPRADTPGCTRQSCAVRDARNELASRNLAAVGVSPDVPEDQKKFDDKFDLGFPLLADAEHKVAEAYGAWGEKKMYGRTSIGIKRSSFLVDEQGNLEGVWYNVRPEATVPKALQQVDG